Part of the Lucilia cuprina isolate Lc7/37 chromosome 5, ASM2204524v1, whole genome shotgun sequence genome is shown below.
ATTTTGTGGCATCAACCAGCACGCAAACAACAAGCCATTCCAACATCTCACgggaaataaaaacatattttgatgcACCACACGAAGATTTGGAATGTTTAGAATGGTGGAAGAAAATGAAGaggttagtatttttttaaaacctttaaCAGTTCAGTTTTTGAtaagatttcttttgttttaagtatTATCCCAACTTATCCAAATTGGCTAATTTTTGTTTTCGGATTCCTGCCACTTCTGCATCAACAGAGGAAGCATTTTCTGTAGTTGGTGCATGTATAACCGCCAAGAGAAGCCGACTAAATCCCTTTACCGTAAAGAGACAACTATTTGTGCATGATAACAACCATTTGGTAGAGCCAATACtaaatattaagtaattttcCTATTAAAATCCAGACTGTGTCTCCGAGAATGACGTTTGTATTTACGTTTTTTATGCATTAATTCGGTGCagccaaagtaaattaataaagtagcgacatctcttgttgtacaacaacatctacaacaaacacatgtattttgtttttggaataatccaagaatgtgtcaaaataaaatttcctttaacaacaaagtgaacaaaacataaatataaaatattacttttaagttgaaaatattaagaatttaattgtattattatatattatacaatttaaaacatttatcaactatttttaaactacttttaattcactttttcaactttttacaaatagcaaaacacaatttaaaaatggcgacataaacaatgttaacattttcaaaacaaactttgacaagtattttcatttttctagttaaaaaaaatagtcagctgttcaagtgaggctactttattaatttactttgggtgcagctgatttttttttaagccGACAAAAACATCGGCGCAAACTAGCTGAGCCGTCGCCGCTGAAAATTTTTGGATTTCAGCCGCCGCCGAAAATTTTCAATCGGCTTGCTTCTCTGGACGTGGTTCACACTagcaaacttttttttggaCACTTTTAATtcttgtgtgtgagagaaagaaatatcaaccatatctttctcccacacacaaaatcaaaagtgtctcaacaaaagtttccctgtGTGATCCAGTTCTaacacataaacaagttttgaccAAATGTTGACGTTTGGCCAAGCAGCTTAAAATATAGCTTGGTCTCCACCTTATATGAAGTCGCCTTGGTTGTATACTTATGTCAAAAAGTGTATATGTTGTCAGTGGCCTTAGCTGATatgtcaatttctgaagaaaaagttaaattaatccTACAAATCAGCGGctgccgatattttctataataagccgccgctAATCattacatacataagtacattttaaagatataaacaattaatcttttatttatacatttaaattattttggggTCCTGAAATCTAATTGAATACCTAtgcaaataaatgattttttttttcacatctGGCAACTTGAAATTGTTCATTGTGACAGTTGTATACAACtaccattaaaaaaaacaatcagctgtttAATCGACTGCGCCCTGGAGTAGGGTATTGATATGACGACAATTatcaatacaaattttatatgtatttattgtttttgctgttagaGTTTTAAACTATATCtgagtataaagtataaaaaatataacaacaaaccaacaaaaagCAGTTAACGTTTTTTAACGTACATTTAGCAGGGGAATCTATTCAAAagcttaatttttcatttagttgCTTTTATAACCACTTTGTGCGCGgagagtgttttttttattgttttttcgctttctatttgttattttgttttattaagatttaacCAACAAACTTGTATTGAGTGCGGGTGTAATTTGAAGGGGTCTtgtgatttttctataaatgaatagataaaactgaaattaatttttaaagaattttaatttaacacattaTAAAAAATGCCTCAAAGAAGGTATGAGTGTGAATATTAGAGAGtataaaagataatttaaatttgaatttctattttatatcaTGTCTGTACAAATTTAGATAAACAAATGTtgattcatttaattatttttttttataattgttttaaactaaatttataattacttttttagcCGTGTGTCGTTTCATGACTATTTTATTTccgcttaaaatattttattaaaaaatcttattaaaacagaacgtaaagaattttattgcttttgtttcTGGCTGAAAAACGTATgattttgtttgtgtaaataaaataatttgaatattttaacaaaagttgGTATTGTAAATAATAATCGTTGGTTTTAATAACAAATCTTTTTCTTGCCACCTATACCTATAGTATACATATtttagagcgggtttttgagttgatAATTAAATGCCAAATAATAATAAGATTTGTTaatcagaaaataaattttaatcccCTTTAATGTAGTGctgcacaaaaataaaaaagaaagcaaCAGTTTGCTATAAACACAATgtcaatgtttttgtaaaaatatttatattttgtgcaCCGAGAAAAGCTACTGGTGCATTCGTAATTCAGCTCAGGTTGAAGGAAGATCGTCGTGCTTCATTGCCATTATCTCTTAAGGGTTATCAGACCTTGCCCTGCCTTTGAGAGTTTTAAGATTCACTACCGCCTTGGGGTAGTTCCAATGACAAACAAATGtaatattctatgttttttacCATGGAATTGGTATCTTTATTTGTCTATGTTTAAAgttcttaaaacaaaatgtcGTAAAGAGTTTAGTGCTTAAGATTAATACCatcatagaaaataattttcctaTTATATTACAAGTGAGAATGTTATATCTGACTGTGCCTAATCTTATATACCACCATCAAACTGTAAGCCGTAAAAGAACTGTTtccctataaacatcagggtgatatttggaatatgactTCAGTCAATTATGGTCCAATTGGCTATAAAAGGTAGTTATAACCCTAAAGAACATGCTATCAAACTGTTATTAGGTAACCATGTGTTTGCAACATCCATTGTGTTTAAAAAGGGTGTAAGACAGCTGTAAAATTAAGAACCTTAAGAGCGGATTTTTGAGTTGGTAATAAATTTAATCCGATGTCTATCCCTtgtgatgtttttgagtacaagattatattaaacattttagagTGGGTTTTGatttggcaatcaaatgccaattaataatcagattagttaatctaataataaatttattcctattttaatcccctttgatgtttctgagtacaagattaaataAACTTCGCAgcgttaaacttttaatttaatcacTAGTTCTTCACCTAAATATTGGCtcttaatgttaatttttataaaaaacagtttCAAGTTTTTTGCATCAGTGTAAACACACTTGAGCAtttttgctcaagtttaaaccatctTCATTGTGCGCTAATTGTGTACTCAAAAACCACatttaaccctccgtcatgcgtatgtatctggccagatattttacgaatttaactgtgattttaatatatttctaatttggttaggggtttgagtctccaggtaccctctacaaatattgttagatatcgtaatattgttactaaaatggcatatttttcatataaatgtactgaaatacatagtgtatctcgccagatacatgcgctacgtacgtgactatcggaacatgtgcatgacggagggttaaattaataataaaaagaacacaaaatattttacaacccTTTTTGTaagcttgacatcaaatttggcattgtttgatcagtagaagtattttaaaatattgtttaaaaatgtacttcttaaaactttgaagttctttaaaaaggacacaggatcaaAGAAGTTTTTTTCCATTAAGTTCCATCTGGTTCGAGTCTTATTTTAAGTTTTGGACgatgttattaattaattttaatttaatccctaatcattcacctaaagattggaaACATTAAATTGAACAAACATTGTAATAAAAGGGGTAATGTTTTATTGTAATCGCACTTAAGTTACCGATATCATCTTAAGTTCTGTactgatttatttaaaaaattgcacatacagtgcaattttttaaataaatcagtACAGAACTTAAGAtgataattttagtttataaatttatttttaataaaacctaccatgtttaaactaaaaatcacttcgataaaaattatatattgtttGACTTAGTTTATCACCTAATGGTCTTTCCAATTGGCCACTACTTATATTGGTTAATAGATTGCGAGCCTTACTAACAGATTCACAATTATCGTATGCATCCATTAAACACCGAGGTGTAGGGTAGAACGACACTATAGCCAAAGCCTTTTCTAGAGACAAGGAATGTAATTGCAATAGCTGCTGAACAAAAACCTCACGAATTGTCAGCTGGGCATTACGAGCAGAATCATCATAGAGCGCCTTAAATTTCAACAGACCTACCATACGTTGGCTAGGTTCATTGATTTGAATATCTTCTTTTTCACAACTTAGAAGTACTTTATCTTTATAAAGCCTTATGAAAAAATTCGTCAAACCTTGCAAATACATCATAGAGCGACGATGGTTTTCAGTGTGTTCTATGGCAAAATTGTTATGAATTAAAGTATTACTAAGAGCTTGTTTAAGGTTGTCTAAGGGAAGACCCACATGCTCATTGTCCCCATAATCTTCTATTAGATAAATAATATGTTGTATACCACTTTGATGGAGTCGATGTTTTTGCTCATGAAATCGTCCATCTCTTATACTAGATGCTAAGTCATCCATTCGTTTACGTTCGACTATATGTGGGAGAACCAACTCATTACCTTCTTTATCACGTGCAATCCAAAGAAAATCTCCGACAGTTAAGCGCCTTACTTCAAATTCTACACTTAAAGATTCTAAATAACCTCGAGTttgatctaaattttttttattttttccacttGTCTCCTGTGTGTCTACCAGAAGTATTATTCTGAATGTTCCGGGACTCATCGAAACTTGTTTAGTACGTTCCTCTTCCTCTGCAAtggctttttgttgtttttttgacaattttactATCTTTTCCTTAGATGGTAAAACTTTTATCCTAGTTTTCTTTACAGTTTCCACTACTATTTTTAGGTCTTCCTCGTACAAAGTGCTATTTAAACCAATAGCTTCGGCTGCTGTCATCTGCTTTTGCATTTCTTGATCTATTAGATTGCAAAGTGTTGAACCAAAACCTCTCAGTATGGCACATTCCCTGCCAGAAGACAATGGAAGGGGATACATTTTTAGTGCATCCAATGCTTCGCGTAATTTATACTGTGATTTACATCTTTTGGTTTCGGCTTCATGTATCCAACGCTTCAACCAACCCTCAAAAATTGCGTTAGGATTTTGTAGTCTTAGCTCCAGGCGTTGTAGAGGCATGggatgttttttaacaaaataatataagaaattaaTTAGTACAGCAGAGAaagctttgttttgttttttgtgcgttgaacttaattttattaaatatttacatacatattagtGATGCCAATTAggacttatttttacaaataccgGGATTggggattttttaataaatcccgaaaaatgtaaaaaaaccaaagaaactttttcttaaagtttccttaaaaagtttccttaaaaacttttgtttcggttatacttttgtttttgttatacaaaTTATAAGAATAAGACCACACTGGGaaaattttgttgagaaactttttcttaattctcttttgaagattccttaatgtccacacatagaaacttttgtttcagaaactacgtattaactgcattgatttgttgttgtacgaatgagaagaataacaaaacaagttttcgagtacgagaaactccgtaccacgagagagatgaatgatattctttctctctcacgcaaaatcaaaagtttcccaaaaaaaaatttcctagtgTTGACCGGcagttatgaaaactaaatcacattttactcTAATAACTGTTGTAGGGTTTTATAttctagcaaaaataaaacgaagtacttccaaaagaataacatttatcaccacttcaaaaatagcactaagtgattttttaccttctgtggaagtgatgttcaTCGacatccaaagaagcgaaaagaatcacttttttaattaaaggtaTATTATTCTgtaattaaactgtttgaatCAAACCAATTAATTATTAGTTAATTGATTAATGCgtccaatttatttatttatgttaatattatttgattgcAATTAGTTGTATTCTCTAATACTACAATTTTGCTTTCTAATAAagggccaaatagactacacaagcggcttgacaaacttacaaatattttacgtttgtgcaagcctgttgtgtagtgtatgagGATGTTTCGTGTTTGcacaaacaattttgatttttacacaaacatattgaatttttgtcaatccatttgtattgtttatattcataaataaccaatttttacaaaatttatatttcaaagaaaaatgtcctaattgttattttaatatccGATAGTATATATGCCTATTTATtgctctttttatttttgatatatcAGCTTGTTAGAGTAGTTTTAAGTcacaaaactattaaaattctcttatttaatatattataatggatacaattttagattttaaaatcccgattATCCCGGGATTTTCCAGAATCGGCGACCCTAATACATatgcataatattttttgttttatttatattctaattATTActgctttttgtttattttaatagtaCTGGAAATTGGTCGTTTAGTCCATACACAAACCGAAAACAAGTGCGCCATCTTGCGCCCGTGCCCGAAATTGAAGTAACCGAAAGGTATGTGTAACACAAATTCTCTTTTATTCAGTATTTCTAAACAAATCTGAAAAACATCTGTACCAGTACGTACTGAATACAAGGTGAcaaccaaggcgaattcatacaaGGTGGTGTTCTTTAATCAGCTggtaattattttcttaattcgcctggtttacgtAACCGTCAAAGTTTGAATTCATATAtggtggtgttaatcaatcagctgataacttttttcttaattcgcctggttttcctaggtgtcaaagtttgttattgtttacatatttatatttaaaaatgtccgttaaacagagaaaaacttcgttaatat
Proteins encoded:
- the LOC111691008 gene encoding crossover junction endonuclease MUS81, which encodes MPLQRLELRLQNPNAIFEGWLKRWIHEAETKRCKSQYKLREALDALKMYPLPLSSGRECAILRGFGSTLCNLIDQEMQKQMTAAEAIGLNSTLYEEDLKIVVETVKKTRIKVLPSKEKIVKLSKKQQKAIAEEEERTKQVSMSPGTFRIILLVDTQETSGKNKKNLDQTRGYLESLSVEFEVRRLTVGDFLWIARDKEGNELVLPHIVERKRMDDLASSIRDGRFHEQKHRLHQSGIQHIIYLIEDYGDNEHVGLPLDNLKQALSNTLIHNNFAIEHTENHRRSMMYLQGLTNFFIRLYKDKVLLSCEKEDIQINEPSQRMVGLLKFKALYDDSARNAQLTIREVFVQQLLQLHSLSLEKALAIVSFYPTPRCLMDAYDNCESVSKARNLLTNISSGQLERPLGDKLSQTIYNFYRSDF